One window of the Osmerus mordax isolate fOsmMor3 chromosome 2, fOsmMor3.pri, whole genome shotgun sequence genome contains the following:
- the col8a1a gene encoding collagen, type VIII, alpha 1a: protein MTVLPLVFGGAYYGHKPHPQHHQPLPHLAHMGMGKEGLPQQQYLGKDMHHMQYPQYRKELPQMPMHMGKENPRKGGMNGGGQDKGLTIPSGAEGYPAGEPGPSGPAGPEGPAGPPGPAGNGEPGLPGNPGPQGPPGFPGVGKPGLPGVPGKPGGLGEQGLPGELGPNGPEGEIGQPGPQGPPGPPGLPGMGKPGGQGLPGQPGPRGEPGHKGLPGLPGLPGPKGDKGIGQPGQPGHKGLPGPPGLPGQGGVPGVGRPGMNGVPGPPGGPGKPGGPGEPGPAGPPGEGGDVGPPGLPGQGKPGQSGLPGQAGLPGGKGHPGPPGLPGKPGLPGFGKPGFPGPKGDKGMGGQPGGPGPKGDKGHGGLPGMLGPPGTNGPPGGPGPMGPPGGVGGPGPKGEAGEGGPKGLDGGLGEPGPPGLPGENGLPGEGGEPGPRGPPGLSGPKGEGGHKGLPGLPGAQGLPGLKGDGGLPGEVGPQGPKGIPGMGGAGGPIGPPGLPGPKGDGGSPGQPGNVGEGSPGVPGPVGPPGKAGPGGPPGQPGQAGPPGPPGPPGAPSLTPDMSGVLPEMGHGLDGVKAGGYGKKGKYGGNGAGEIMGANGLEMPAFTALVTTPFPPVGSPIVFDKLLYNGRQNYNPQTGVFTCDMPGIYYFAYHIHCKGANVWVALMRNNEPVMYTYDEYKKGFLDQASGSAVLPLQPGDTVFLQLPSDQAAGLYAGEYVHSSFSGYLLYPM from the exons ATGACAGTGCTCCCTCTGGTGTTCGGAGGGGCGTACTACGGCCACAAGCCAcacccccaacaccaccagccCCTCCCACACCTGGCCCACATGGGCATGGGCAAGGAGGGCCTCCCTCAGCAGCAGTACCTGGGCAAGGACATGCACCACATGCAGTACCCGCAGTACAGGAAAGAACTGCCCCAGATGCCCATGCACATGGGCAAGGAAAACCCTCGCAAGGGTGGCATGAATGGCGGAGGACAGGATAAAG GTCTGACCATTCCCAGTGGAGCAGAAGGGTACCCAGCAGGTGAGCCAGGACCGTCTGGGCCAGCAGGACCAGAGGGCCCCGCTGGCCCCCCTGGGCCTGCAGGAAACGGAGAGCCAGGACTCCCTGGTAACCCTGGCCCACAAGGCCCACCAGGGTTCCCTGGAGTGGGCAAACCAGGGCTCCCAGGTGTACCCGGAAAGCCAGGCGGCTTAGGTGAGCAAGGGCTGCCCGGGGAGCTGGGCCCTAATGGTCCCGAGGGAGAGATAGGTCAGCCAGGGCCTCAGGGGCCCCCTGGTCCTCCAGGCCTGCCAGGGATGGGTAAGCCTGGGGGTCAGGGTCTCCCAGGCCAGCCGGGCCCCCGAGGGGAACCAGGGCACAAGGGCCTCCCAGGACTACCGGGGTTACCAGGACCTAAAGGAGACAAGGGGATCGGTCAGCCAGGACAGCCAGGACATAAGGGCCTACCGGGGCCCCCTGGACTTCCAGGCCAAGGAGGGGTGCCAGGAGTGGGCAGGCCAGGGATGAATGGGGTGCCAGGTCCACCAGGAGGCCCGGGGAAGCCCGGTGGCCCTGGTGAACCAGGACCAGCAGGGCCaccaggagaagggggagatgtCGGCCCACCAGGTCTGCCCGGCCAGGGGAAACCAGGCCAGAGCGGCCTCCCGGGACAGGCAGGCTTACCAGGAGGGAAGGGCCACCCAGGACCGCCTGGTCTGCCTGGGAAGCCAGGTCTGCCTGGCTTCGGTAAGCCGGGGTTCCCCGGACCAAAGGGTGATAAAGGGATGGGAGGGCAGCCTGGAGGACCAGGGCCGAAAGGAGACAAAGGGCACGGTGGTTTGCCCGGAATGCTTGGACCCCCTGGAACTAATGGACCACCTGGTGGCCCCGGGCCTATGGGACCCCCTGGGGGAGTTGGTGGCCCTGGACCCaaaggggaggctggagagggaggaccGAAGGGGCTTGACGGAGGTCTGGGTGAGCCCGGACCTCCTGGCCTTCCTGGTGAGAACGGCCtcccaggagaaggaggggagccCGGACCCAGAGGCCCACCTGGACTCTCAGGGCCTAAAGGAGAAGGTGGACACAAAGGGCTCCCAGGCCTCCCTGGAGCTCAGGGCCTGCCGGGACTGAAGGGAGACGGAGGACTTCCAGGTGAGGTGGGTCCCCAAGGTCCTAAAGGTATCCCAGGAATGGGAGGTGCTGGCGGGCCTATCGGACCACCTGGTCTTCCTGGGCCCAAAGGAGACGGTGGCTCCCCGGGTCAGCCTGGCAACGTAGGCGAGGGCAGCCCAGGTGTTCCTGGTCCTGTCGGACCTCCAGGGAAAGCAGGTCCAGGAGGACCTCCAGGACAACCAGGTCAGGCAGGCCCTCCTGGACCACCAGGCCCACCTGGAGCCCCTTCCCTGACCCCCGACATGAGCGGAGTCCTCCCTGAGATGGGTCATGGGCTGGATGGCGTGAAGGCCGGAGGCTACGGCAAGAAAGGCAAATACGGTGGGAATGGCGCCGGAGAAATCATGGGCGCCAACGGTCTGGAGATGCCGGCATTCACCGCTCTGGTGACCACACCCTTCCCACCCGTGGGCAGTCCAATCGTCTTCGACAAGCTCCTGTACAACGGTCGTCAGAACTACAACCCCCAGACTGGCGTCTTCACCTGCGACATGCCCGGGATCTACTACTTTGCCTACCACATCCACTGCAAAGGAGCCAACGTGTGGGTGGCTCTGATGAGGAACAATGAGCCGGTCATGTACACGTACGACGAGTACAAGAAGGGTTTCCTGGACCAGGCCTCAGGCAGCGCTGTGTTGCCCCTGCAGCCAGGGGACACTGTGTTCCTCCAGCTGCCTTCAGACCAGGCCGCTGGACTGTACGCCGGCGAGTACGTCCACTCATCTTTCTCTGGGTATTTGTTGTACCCCATGTAG